From the genome of Malus sylvestris chromosome 13, drMalSylv7.2, whole genome shotgun sequence:
GTCCTGATCTTTTCCATACATCCCAGGTGGTTTGAAGTCCTTTCTTTACATTTTGTTTTCtagtttctttcattttcttttctttttatagtCTTgtccattttatttttctagtgtcacaatttttgtgttgtgttttttttagttttctttttattttccacaccttgaggacaaagtgCGAAATAAGTTTGGGGATGGGAAATAACAttttaggtttttaatttttgtgtcaggataaaattttcattcttcttaagttaatatccatagattattttaaacgttaaaacaaatggacatggtaaAGATTAATCCCACAgtagagtcttttctatttatcgttgcttagacactaattcatgaattatactttAAAGTTTGCACATCACActaacatggtttgtggggagtgagattgaaacactcgcttttagtctaagtttatttttaaattttgttttaagtaaagtCAGTTATTATTGTGAAAAAGagtaataattgtctcacccgaggttttgcctagtaaccgggccagtcctgcctaatcagcagtgattctcgcgtcaaacggtagaattttggcatggggcagggtggttagttggtttcgtaggCTTTTCAGCTTgggttaataagtccttaggggtgttctacacctagtgccctaaagccctagtggtttgggagtcattgacctaaagctcgctacatgggttggatcgaaagTTTAAGTGAaccgacattgcacgaccactactgttactTTATCTTCTTCTCCACGTGAAGACCAAATTCTGTCAGAGAAGAACCAaaaatgcaatgtataaagtgtaaaatattgtactaatttattatatataaattattatggtgtgtttagacttctttcattaattactacatattttctacactcacaatgtttgtcagctcgctatataatcaacttgataatgttaaatccatcatgcaatgcatttccttcaaatattttgtgataaactaatagataattgactaaataaacatcctgcaaagtttcaataaaaatttccaagttttttttacaatttccgtggtttccatgtaatttttatcgatatcgatattatcccgatatttccatcgatatttccgtgttttcagactaccgatatttccgatattaccgatattttcttccttggtaaTAAGTAATGTTAGGTAAGCATATTATTGGCACTTTTTGTAGAAAGTTCTTCTGCTTATAAACTTTAGTGTTACTAGTTTGtagaaattttaacaaaaaattcaagtgttATCTAAAAGACACTTAAAAGTTCTTCAACAAGTGTTTTTATAGAAAACGATTATATGATTAATAAAGTCCTATATGTTTCTCCTATAAAAACAATTAATTGTCGAAAAACACTTTTTAACCCTTGTaaaaacaatatcaaacacaccCCATTCTTtagataaaattttgattgatgACAATGTATTATTTGTTTCATGTGTGGACTCACTTTGGAATTTATTCCTTCACATCAAATAAAATGTCACCAGGCGTCAATACACTACACCATGGTGTAATACGTTCGTGTTCTATAAGGACAGGCTGTTTTGATGTCTTAATTACCGTGGGATGGTCAAAATTCAGGCAACAATATGGGCATGTCATCAATTCACATAGTACCACGTGGCAGATGACAGAAGTGCCAAGTGTTCACTTCGAAACATGATCTAAAGGCTGCTTTTGTGAATAGTGTTATTCTTACACGTCTTTTTACCTCTTATATACCCTTATAAACTTTTGTCGATTGATTTTCTTCTATTCATTTGATTCGACGACtagaaattaaaaaagttgcatgagaagtaaaaatgggtaggTGGATAGCACCACCATAGTTTATAGTCTTCTCAAAGTAGGAACCTCTGTTCCACTAGTAGAAAGGTGGCCTCCAAACACTAAATAAAATTCCCCTAAGACCtactccaaccctgggctaaatgccaaatattTAGCCCAAAATTCCCCCCAAACACCCCCCAACCCAAGCTAAAATATTGGGCTAAAAGGGGAATGCTAAAGTTGGGCCAAATTCCCCCCCAaattccccccgggctaaatgcgaaatgtttatcggaatttaaatttttttagattaaaatgttcataaaattaatttacaataatctacatatttatttttttttttaaaattgatttaagaaaaaaatttaggctaatttcattctttaataattccgggctaaaattttagagtagaagggttggagcagaaaagatgtttctgggctaaaagctaaattttccgggctaaaaaatttggcttttagcccaagggttgagATGGTCTAAACATTTTTCTTCCCTAAACATTAAAAGAGTTTGACTTGTATGATACGCACCGCATTGGTTTTGAAACCCAAATGAACAACATTGCATCGCAGACAAAGACAAACATGTTGGTGTCGAATTTTTCAAGGTTGCAAGAAAAACACAAGAATCATACACTGCAAACCGCAAGGTTTTCCACCGCTTCAAAATAAATTCTTCCTGGAACTGGTTCAGGTGCATCGTAGGAACATATTCAACCATGAGTAATATAACACAAAAATTTGTATAGTTTTATCTCATAGCAACAAGCAGCGCAACTGCAAGGACCCCTCACTAAAATAATAAAGTCAAATCACATGTGAGATAATATTACGTCGGTGAACAGAGAAACTAGGACGGAGGATCGACTCTAAAACCGTCGAATGTCTTTCGGGGGCCTAAAGTTGAGAGGGTGGGTTTCTGGAGTGGCATTTTCATCTTGCTTCCACATCTTGATAGTCTTATCGGCTTCACAACTGACCAGCCTCCTACCCGTGATGTCGTAGGAAAGAGCATATATACCAGCTTCACTGTCCAGCGAGCCTGTAATAAAAGCATATCTAGGGGTTAGCATCCCTTCTTGCTACAATCAACGGCAAAAGTAGAATAAACATACCAGGCTGTACAATTGTTTGGGATTGCTGAAAATTGTGACCGCTCTTCCAATCCCAGAACCACATGCTCCCATTATCGCCTTCAATAAAACAAACGCGCAAAAGATTAGAATTACCAAGTTTTATGAAACGAAAAATAGGAATCAAAATAGTTTCGGGTCGTTtatttgtaaaagaaaattgaaactaTCCCATATGGCATATTGTCATTGGTAGGCAAATGTTGAACTAATATATTTCCCCAACCGTGGggagaaataaaatgagaacaaactAAGATCATTCCCTTATTGCCCTTTCATATGTAAAAAATTCATACCTCCAGTGGCCATAACTCCATCCTCGTTGACAGCCATTGCATTGATTATTGTTTTCTGCTGAGAGCTGTCCATACACAAGGAAAATTTTTGGAACGTTGTGATAAAAAATATCCCAAATAATTCATATAGTTAATATTAATCAGCAATATACTTGATTCATGATACATTCAGTATGTCAGAAAAAGGTACCCAACTCTAAATGCATACAAGACAGATCACATCCATTGCAATTTCAATGTGCTACACCACTAATAATTTAAAATTCTAATAGCACGAGTAGAAAGCAACTACAAGGCTTGGCATGCATTTCTCCAGGCCATGAATCTGAATTATACAACACACTTAATAACTGATGAGAAAACAATAACACGCACATCCAAGTAGTAACACAAACCACCTCAGCATATGCTTATGACTCAAAATTGTTCAATTGGTGACTCAAAATTGTTCAATTGGTGAACCATGTGTAAGTTTTCGGTTTCAATGGATCCATCGCAAGCAAAACAATTCCTATTACGCTCCAAATCAGAGGTTTTGCATTGCATCTTGGCTGACGTTATGGTGCCTGTGCGTTGAGCAGCCTAATTGACTTGCCACAAAGGGAATGTGTgcataaaaaagaacaagaaaaaggGAGCGCAATACCTTATCAAACCCAAAGACACATTGGCACAACTATTTATCCATGACAAGTTCATTACCTAGCTAGCCTTAAGCAGAGAAACGTACGAACCATCAATCCTAATATCGCTTGTCATTCTTCAAATAAAGAATACATCACAGACATATAATAGGAAAGAAGAGCAAATGGTAAATCTATCATTCCAGGAACAACAGATATGAAAAGATACGGTCTATTCAAATACTCACAGCATGTTGTGTAAAAATTCGCCTCTTGGGAGGCTGAACTTCTTAATATTATCAGCTGATGCAGATGCAAAACATTGCCTGAAAACCGAACACAATTAGAAAGAGCAAAGCATATAATTTACAGGGGCATAAAATAACAAACACAACCAGGATTATTTACTACACGTGAAGTACTAAGTACATGAATTGGCACTTACTCTTTAGGATGCTGGGCCATTGCACGCACAGACTTTTTATGGTGTGTCAGAGTTGACATTGTTTTTCCTAAGACAAATGAAAATTGATACttaaaaaagaaggaaatacCAAAACTGAAATGAGTTTAACTTACAGAACATAAATTACCATATCTAAGGTCCCAGAACTTGATGGTTGTGTCGTGAGAGCCAGTAACAACTTGTGGATCCTGCAAACAGTAGACAATAAACTATAAGGAATATTGCCTCTCTTAACAATAAAATGAGAAGGGGCCAGAAAACTGTCAAAAGAGTTTCCACATATAGAAATCTAGCtatcaaaccaaaaaaaactcAGAGATGTAATGTGTAACACAAAACTAGAAATTCAAAGTGCCAGTGAATTCAATTCACGGCAGCTTATTAATTAACTTCTATATAAAAGAAATGAGGACTACGGATTACAggaatcaaaatatttaaaagaatGATGTGACACTGAAGGATACCTAACATAAACATAATACTATTCTCAGGACATGACAATATGAATTGCTAAACATTTGAATGTTTTGCCAGATGGGGAGACCAAGAATTAAACAACGAAAAACCATGACCTTGAATCTCGATCTCTAACGAAGACATCAATAACAATATAAGCTATCATTATGAATTGTTTGGATCTAAAATATTGTCAGCATGCATACTCCACAATATAGTCAGAACACGGTAAAGAAAACAGAAGAGTTTTTCATACTGTTGGTCGAGTAAAAACGGAACAAACTGTGTTGTCATGCCCTGACAACGCATGAACTTGCATCTTGCTTCGAATATCCCAAACCTGAAAGATTTATTGCACCAAAACAAAGGTATTATTAACACAGTACCACTCTGATAAATATTACAACAATCACTTTGCTCAATCCCCAAGAGTGCTTCCTCCATTATAGTATGCAGGATTTGAATTTTAATAAGATAATTACATACCCGGCACACAGAATCACGTCCCCCGGTAAGTAAAACATCAAGAGTGGGATGAAGAGCCAAGCAGTAAACACCACTTAGATGACCATGATATGAACGGATAACCTACGCAACAATTTATATGTTGTAACAACCATCATTACTTACAGAACACAGCCGCAATAAAGATCTTGAAAATATTAAGTAGAAGTATTAACCTTATTCTGTTCAAGATCCCAGCATTTAACTAGTTTGTCATCTCCAGCAGAGAACATATAGGTATGCCTGCTGCTAACCGCAAGGCCTGCAAAACCCCAAGCACTTATTGTTACCAACAGCATTAACCACAGCATGGTTAACCAAAATAAACGAACAGCCAAGAGAAACCAACCTCTTATTTGCTCGATGTGTCCTGTCACTGTCAGTTGTAGAGTTCCAGTTGCAACATCCCAAATCTGATAAACCAAAATCAGAAGACAATCCAAAAGAACATAAAATAAACACTCACACGACAAGAAAAGAGaacacaaaataataattaaaaaatgacAAGTGATTTTGACTTCTACAGAGGAGGAAATGAGAAAACATAGCAGGAAAAAGGGGAAGGAAAACAACTCAGACAGACCAACTCAGACAAATGAAGCATAAAGTTGCATACCTTGATAGTACGGTCTGCTGAGCCAGTGCAGAACCATTTATTACTTGGATCAAAGGCAATAGCTCGTACCCATCCCAAGTGGCCGCTAATGACCTACATAATCAAATGGAATAATTTAACGATGGCTTGTAAGAAACATTATGCATAACCTTTTCCTTTCTTCAGATAAGAGACAATAGCATAATGGCAAGTAACAACTCATGTTCAATCATAGAAGAGGTGCAGGTCAATCTTATCAACCCATTAACCATGAAAGAGCCAAACAAAGGACAACAAAAATTGAAAGACACACCCATATAACATATATTCCCATGTCGGTTCCTAACATTTCCATCTAATCAGAATCTCCAAGTTACCCAGATGATATAATCCCAACTACTTTCCCCACTGCTCCTAACTGTCTATCATAAACAACGCATTATTCTTACTCTGTAGATTTTCCAAGGAGCATGCCAATCAGGACGTGGCCATCTGCTGGAAATCCTTTCCATCATGGCCGATGTTGAAAACCTATACAAGAGAAAAGTAACAGTTAAAGCAAAAATGGGATATGTTTTCCGTGGTAGCATTATCAGGATTAGAGAAAATGCAACAAGATGGGATACATCATCATGCAGCTTGTAATATTTAGTATATTCAGTTCCCCTAAAATATCCCATAAAAATCCTAATAAAAACTTCACTCTAACAACACCATAGAAGCACATCATATGATACATTAATACGACTTCAACCCCACGTAATGCATGCAGATGGTGCAAAATGGTAAGGGCATtcctaaaacaaaaagaattcaaCCATATCAAAGGGATTCAAACCACTGTAAAACTTTACTCTTAAAAAATATCTCtcttttgaatattttaacTGGTTTTTATATTTCCAAGAACATTCCTAAGAAGTTATATGTTTCCCTTAACAACCCTATGACAAAAATTCATAGTAAGCTAATTAGATGAAATACTGATAGCTCTCTTATATGGACTACATTCtgacatataaacaaaaactaaagCAGGCTGTAGTTAGAGAAACTTAGGGGAGTGTAATCAACTTGGATTTTAGAGGATTTTAAAAGCCTTTTTTAAGTGatagattttaaaggattttaatagattcTACAATCTTATATGGATTTTGACAAATTTATATGGATTTCACTAATAGATTTCTATGGATTTGTATGGATTTTTTCATGGATTTCTCAGGACTTTTATCATGCCAATCAACGCAGAGCCTACATATGAATTCATCTCCAATTTCTTCTCAACTACAAAACACTCCACACACGTacccaaactcaaatcccccatGTCCCCGCACGCTCAAGAACCGTCGCCAAAGTCGTTTCGTTAGGCTCAAATCCATCACCCCTCATTTCTCAGAACAACCCCACCGCATCTCCAGCACACACCATCTTGCAATACACAGAAATCATGGAATTCCGCGAAACCAAATCCCTCTCAATAATTTCATTAAACACTTTCCTTGCAAAAACCCACTCATCACACCTTGCATACATAGTAATCAAAGAGGGACTCACTTGTCCATCCTTATTCAATGCCATCCATGATTTGTATTGGATTTGAACAACAACAAACACTCACAAGCTTTAATCGCAACCTTACCAGCAACGACATTGGATTGTTCATCCAATAaaggcaacaacaacaacaacaacaacaacaacaacaaagcattttcccactaagtggggtcggctatatgaatcctagaacgccattgcgctcggttttgt
Proteins encoded in this window:
- the LOC126595530 gene encoding protein pleiotropic regulatory locus 1-like, coding for MPGPTLEMEPVEPQSLKKLSLKSLKRSLDLFSPAHGELPPSDPESKRIRMSHKISMEYGGIQPTPSQKPPRRAESVAPVTGSEGPSNALALTDSKDAQTRGAQNSLVVGPSAPRALNTVGISGKGTLAVSAPGSSERFSTSAMMERISSRWPRPDWHAPWKIYRVISGHLGWVRAIAFDPSNKWFCTGSADRTIKIWDVATGTLQLTVTGHIEQIRGLAVSSRHTYMFSAGDDKLVKCWDLEQNKVIRSYHGHLSGVYCLALHPTLDVLLTGGRDSVCRVWDIRSKMQVHALSGHDNTVCSVFTRPTDPQVVTGSHDTTIKFWDLRYGKTMSTLTHHKKSVRAMAQHPKEQCFASASADNIKKFSLPRGEFLHNMLSQQKTIINAMAVNEDGVMATGGDNGSMWFWDWKSGHNFQQSQTIVQPGSLDSEAGIYALSYDITGRRLVSCEADKTIKMWKQDENATPETHPLNFRPPKDIRRF